The proteins below come from a single Aegilops tauschii subsp. strangulata cultivar AL8/78 chromosome 6, Aet v6.0, whole genome shotgun sequence genomic window:
- the LOC109758121 gene encoding RINT1-like protein MAG2, protein MEAAAPSPLLHSPPHITPELRRFLDVRFRSPADLAAAADVEAEIRGRCAELESSVAELSARLADVAAAYSSSLGAAGSALCAVRGGLAALKASTDKTGVREDVEAGSEKMLFEQLPPLATDVARVDMVRDYAETALKLDGLIGDVEDAVSSSVTAKLKSRGENSEKTHHVAIGYLKKIEDLLASVTRTRPQWTRLISAVDHRVDRSLALLRPQAIVDHRALLSSLGWPPSLAGTKNSDSNSEKPAETVNPLFSMKGDLTRKYSESFLSLCNLQELQKRRKARQLHGHDVGNQPRQPLWVIEELVNPLSAAAQHHFSKWVENPEFVFALAYKITRDFVDSMDEILQPLVDKANLVGYSCREEWISGIVIALSTYLAKEIFPKQIELLQESSSSDASSTAVQARVSWLNLVDLMISFDKRTQDLISGTGLLLSVKDDENWQRISVLSVFCDRPDWLEIWAEIERREVFASLKSAMENENNWSKRIEGAMLEYGSDDCKSPAITGAVKHGLSLIIDRARPIPSIALRAEFIRISASPIISEFLGCMFRRCQEAEGLTALADDNALIKVSQSINAARYVESTLAQWCEDVFFLEMENLPVVGEEGGSVFQQEINQLKEFRSEWVDKISTVILRAFDARSRDYLKNKRQWQEHSEEPAISRAIIESSGYIQGRLSKLEDGLNVLDFVTVWRAVATGVDQLLFTGIFAGSPKFSNGGVERLHADLSVLFAVFQAWCLRPEGFFPRLSEILKLLKIDERQLRDSRMVTDKNWLREHGVRHLTAGEAEKIIKNRVYDA, encoded by the exons ATGGAAGCGGCGGCTCCGTCGCCGCTGCTCCATAGTCCCCCGCACATCACCCCAGAGCTCCGGCGCTTCCTCGACGTCCGCTTCCGCTCCCCGGCCGACCTCGCCGCGGCCGCAGACGTCGAGGCCGAGATCCGCGGGCGCTGCGCGGAGCTCGAGTCCTCGGTCGCCGAACTGTCCGCCCGCCTCGCGGATGTGGCCGCCGCGTACTCCTCTTCCCTCGGGGCCGCTGGCTCCGCCCTCTGCGCCGTGCGCGGTGGCCTCGCCGCCCTCAAGGCCTCCACCGACAAGACGG GGGTTAGAGAAGATGTGGAGGCTGGGAGCGAGAAGATGCTGTTTGAACAACTCCCTCCCCTGGCCACCGACGTGGCGAGAGTAGACATGGTTAGAGATTACGCTG AAACGGCTCTAAAGCTTGACGGTTTGATCGGTGATGTAGAAGACGCTGTTTCCTCTTCTGTGACTGCAAAACTTAAATCTCGTGGAGAAAATTCAGAG AAAACCCACCATGTTGCTATTGGATATCTTAAGAAGATAGAAGATCTTTTAGCTTCAGTTACAAGGACCAGACCACAATGGACTCGCCTTATATCTGCAGTGGATCACAGAGTGGACAGATCTTTAGCTTTACTAAGACCACAAGCTATTGTTGATCATCGTGCTCTTCTGTCATCCCTTGGCTGGCCTCCTTCCCTTGCTGGAACAAAAAATTCAGATAGTAATTCTGAGAAACCAGCAGAGACTGTGAACCCATTATTTTCAATGAAGGGTGACCTGACAAGGAAGTATTCTGAAAGCTTTCTTTCGCTCTGTAATCTACAAGAATTACAGAAACGCAGAAAAGCTAGGCAGCTACATGGGCACGACGTGGGAAATCAACCACGTCAGCCATTATGGGTGATAGAGGAGTTAGTAAATCCATTATCTGCTGCTGCACAACACCATTTCTCCAAATGGGTTGAGAATCCTGAATTTGTCTTTGCTCTTGCTTATAAGATAACAAGAGATTTTGTTGATTCCATGGATGAGATACTGCAGCCCCTTGTAGATAAGGCCAATCTTGTAGGGTATAGCTGCAGAGAGGAGTGGATTTCAGGTATAGTTATTGCACTGTCTACATACTTGGCGAAAGAGATATTTCCTAAGCAGATTGAACTTCTTCAAGAAAGTAGCTCAAGTGATGCTAGCAGCACGGCGGTTCAGGCAAGAGTCTCGTGGCTTAACCTTGTTGATCTGATGATATCTTTTGACAAGCGAACTCAAGATTTGATCTCCGGTACAGGACTGCTACTTTCAGTAAAGGATGATGAGAATTGGCAGAGGATCTCAGTGCTCTCTGTCTTCTGTGATCGTCCAGACTGGCTTGAAATATGGGCAGAGATTGAGAGACGGGAGGTTTTTGCTAGCCTGAAATCAGCAATGGAGAATGAAAATAATTGGAGTAAGAGGATTGAAGGAGCCATGCTCGAGTATGGATCAGATGACTGCAAATCTCCAGCAATAACTGGTGCTGTTAAACATGGCTTATCTTTGATAATTGATCGTGCTAGGCCTATTCCTAGCATTGCCCTTAGGGCAGAATTCATCAGGATTTCTGCTTCACCCATAATATCAGAATTCCTCGGTTGCATGTTTAGGAGGTGCCAAGAGGCAGAGGGGCTAACTGCTCTGGCAGATGATAATGCTTTGATCAAAGTATCACAATCCATTAATGCAGCTCGATACGTTGAATCCACATTGGCACAATGGTGTGAAGATGTGTTCTTTCTTGAAATGGAAAATCTACCTGTGGTTGGAGAAGAAGGGGGGAGTGTATTCCAGCAAGAGATAAATCAACTGAAAGAATTCAGATCAGAATGGGTAGATAAGATTTCTACTGTCATCCTTAGGGCATTTGATGCTCGCTCCCGTGATTATCTGAAGAACAAGAGGCAGTGGCAGGAGCACTCAGAAGAACCGGCCATATCCAGGGCCATCATAGAGTCTTCAGGCTACATTCAAGGGAGGCTATCTAAGCTTGAAGACGGCCTAAATGTGCTGGATTTTGTAACAGTATGGAGAGCTGTGGCAACCGGAGTGGACCAGCTGCTTTTCACAGGCATTTTCGCTGGAAGCCCAAAGTTTAGTAACGGTGGGGTGGAAAGGCTTCATGCTGATCTGAGTGTTCTTTTCGCTGTTTTCCAAGCCTGGTGTCTGAGGCCTGAAGGCTTCTTCCCAAGACTGTCCGAGATATTGAAATTGCTGAAGATTGATGAGAGGCAACTAAGAGATAGTAGGATGGTTACAGATAAAAATTGGCTGCGGGAACATGGCGTTAGGCATCTGACAGCCGGTGAGGCCGAAAAGATAATTAAAAATAGGGTGTATGATGCATGA